One part of the Fusobacterium pseudoperiodonticum genome encodes these proteins:
- the htpG gene encoding molecular chaperone HtpG has product MRKEEKIFKAETKELLNLMIHSIYTNKEIFLRELISNANDAIDKLKFQSLTDNDILKGDDKFKIEISVDKDNGTLTIKDNGIGMTYDEVDENIGTIAKSGSKVFKEQLEAAKKADIDIIGQFGVGFYSAFIVADKVTLETRSPYSENGVRWVSSGDGNYEIEEISKENRGTEITLHLKDGEEYSEFLEEWKIKDLVKKYSNYIRYEIYFKDEVINSTKPIWKRDKKELRDEDYNEFYKTTFHDWNDPLFHINLKVQGNIEYNALLFIPKKLPFDYYTKNFKRGLQLYTKNVFIMEKCEDLIPEYFNFISGLVDCDSLSLNISREILQQNSELQAISKNLEKKIISELEKVLKNDREKYIEFWKEFGRSIKGGVQDMFGMNKEKLQDLLIFISSHDDKYTTLKEYIDRMGETKEILYVPAESIDAVKALPKMEKLKEQGREVLILTDKIDEFTLMAMRDYSGKEFKSINSSDFKLSDDKEKEEEVKKIADENKTLIEKAKEFLKDKVNEVELSNNIGNSASSLLAKGGLSLEMEKTLSEMTNNNDAPKAEKILAINPEHVLFDKLKAAEGTDNFNKLVDILYNQALLLEGFSIENPVEFIKNLNDLLA; this is encoded by the coding sequence ATGAGAAAAGAAGAAAAAATCTTTAAAGCAGAAACTAAAGAACTGCTTAATCTAATGATACATTCGATTTACACAAATAAGGAAATATTTTTAAGAGAGTTAATATCTAATGCCAATGATGCTATCGATAAGTTAAAATTTCAGTCATTGACAGACAATGATATCTTAAAAGGTGATGATAAATTTAAAATAGAAATCAGTGTTGATAAAGATAATGGAACTTTGACTATAAAAGACAATGGTATTGGTATGACTTATGATGAAGTTGATGAAAATATAGGTACTATTGCAAAATCAGGTTCAAAAGTATTTAAAGAACAATTAGAAGCAGCTAAGAAAGCTGATATAGACATAATTGGACAATTTGGAGTAGGTTTCTATTCAGCTTTTATTGTAGCAGATAAAGTTACTTTAGAAACAAGATCACCTTATTCAGAAAATGGAGTAAGATGGGTATCTTCAGGTGATGGAAACTATGAGATAGAAGAAATATCTAAAGAAAATAGAGGAACAGAAATCACTTTACATTTAAAAGATGGTGAAGAATATAGTGAATTTTTAGAAGAATGGAAAATAAAAGACTTAGTAAAGAAATATTCTAACTATATAAGATATGAAATTTACTTTAAAGATGAAGTCATAAACTCAACTAAACCTATTTGGAAAAGAGATAAAAAAGAGTTGAGAGATGAGGACTATAATGAATTCTATAAGACAACTTTCCACGATTGGAATGATCCATTATTCCATATCAATTTAAAAGTACAAGGTAATATTGAATATAATGCCTTACTATTCATACCTAAAAAATTACCTTTCGATTACTATACAAAGAACTTTAAAAGAGGTTTACAACTATATACTAAAAATGTATTCATCATGGAGAAATGTGAAGATTTAATCCCTGAATACTTTAATTTTATCTCGGGACTTGTTGACTGTGATAGCCTATCACTTAATATTTCAAGAGAAATATTACAACAAAATAGTGAATTACAAGCAATTTCTAAAAATCTAGAAAAGAAGATAATTTCTGAGTTAGAAAAAGTACTGAAAAATGATAGAGAAAAATATATAGAATTCTGGAAAGAGTTTGGAAGATCCATAAAAGGCGGAGTTCAAGATATGTTTGGTATGAATAAGGAAAAATTACAAGACTTATTGATATTCATATCTTCTCACGATGATAAATATACTACATTGAAAGAATATATTGACAGAATGGGAGAAACTAAAGAAATTCTTTATGTTCCTGCAGAAAGCATAGATGCTGTAAAAGCTCTACCAAAAATGGAAAAACTAAAAGAACAAGGAAGAGAAGTTTTAATCTTAACAGATAAGATAGATGAATTCACTTTAATGGCAATGAGAGATTACTCAGGAAAGGAATTTAAATCTATAAATAGCTCTGATTTTAAATTGTCTGATGATAAAGAAAAAGAAGAAGAAGTTAAAAAGATAGCTGATGAAAATAAGACTTTAATTGAAAAAGCTAAAGAATTTTTAAAAGATAAAGTAAATGAAGTTGAATTGAGTAACAATATAGGTAATTCTGCTTCATCTCTTCTTGCAAAAGGTGGACTTAGTTTAGAAATGGAAAAAACTTTATCTGAAATGACTAATAATAACGATGCTCCTAAGGCTGAAAAAATACTTGCTATCAATCCAGAACATGTGTTGTTTGATAAGCTAAAAGCTGCAGAAGGAACTGATAATTTCAATAAATTAGTCGATATACTGTATAATCAAGCACTCCTTTTAGAAGGATTTAGCATAGAAAATCCTGTTGAGTTCATTAAAAATCTTAATGACTTATTAGCTTAA
- a CDS encoding SDR family NAD(P)-dependent oxidoreductase, with protein MESNIKGKIAFISGASSGIGKATAEKLAEMGANLIICARRENILNELKEKLEKQYGIKVKTLVFDVRSYSDVLKNINSLDNEWKKIEILVNNAGLAVGLEKLYEYNMEDVDRMVDTNIKGFTYIANTILPLMIATDKVCTVINIGSVAGEIAYPHGSIYCATKFAVKAISDSMRSELIDKKIKVTNIKPGLVDTEFSLVRFKGDKERADGVYGGIEPLYAEDIADTIAYVVNLPDKIQITDLTVTPLHQANAIHIHREK; from the coding sequence ATGGAAAGTAATATTAAAGGGAAAATTGCATTTATCTCTGGTGCAAGTTCTGGAATAGGAAAAGCTACAGCTGAAAAATTAGCTGAAATGGGAGCTAACCTTATTATTTGTGCTAGAAGAGAAAATATTTTAAATGAATTAAAAGAAAAACTTGAAAAGCAATATGGAATTAAAGTAAAAACTTTAGTATTCGATGTAAGAAGTTATTCAGATGTTCTAAAAAATATAAATTCTTTAGATAATGAATGGAAAAAAATAGAAATATTGGTAAATAATGCAGGATTAGCAGTTGGATTAGAAAAACTATATGAATACAACATGGAAGATGTTGATAGAATGGTTGATACTAATATAAAAGGATTTACATATATTGCTAACACAATACTACCTCTTATGATAGCAACTGATAAAGTTTGTACAGTTATAAATATAGGTTCTGTTGCAGGAGAAATTGCATACCCTCATGGTAGTATATATTGTGCAACAAAATTTGCTGTAAAAGCTATCAGTGATTCAATGAGATCTGAACTAATAGATAAAAAAATAAAGGTTACAAATATAAAACCTGGGCTTGTTGATACAGAATTTAGTTTGGTTAGATTTAAAGGAGATAAGGAAAGAGCAGATGGAGTTTATGGAGGAATAGAACCTCTATATGCAGAAGACATTGCAGATACTATAGCTTATGTTGTAAATCTTCCTGATAAAATACAAATTACAGACTTAACTGTAACACCTTTACACCAAGCTAACGCAATACATATCCATAGAGAAAAATAA
- a CDS encoding flavin reductase — protein MTKKKIDVLDYSSKILKALSKGVLLTVKDDEKVNTMVISWGALGIEWNRVLFTTYIRENRYTKAILDKALNFTINIPLEKIDSKVFGIAGTKSGRNIDKIKEANLTLIDSDIISSPAIKELPITLECKVLYKQKQVLENLPEDIVKKDYPQDVDGTFVGANRDPHTAYYAEIVAAYIIEE, from the coding sequence ATGACTAAAAAGAAGATCGATGTTTTAGATTATTCATCTAAAATTTTAAAGGCATTATCAAAGGGAGTACTTTTAACTGTAAAAGATGATGAAAAAGTAAATACTATGGTTATCAGCTGGGGAGCTTTAGGAATTGAGTGGAATAGAGTACTTTTTACTACTTATATTAGAGAAAATAGATATACAAAAGCTATTTTAGACAAAGCACTAAATTTCACAATAAATATTCCACTTGAAAAAATAGATTCAAAAGTTTTTGGTATAGCTGGAACAAAAAGTGGGAGAAATATAGATAAAATAAAAGAAGCCAATTTAACTCTTATTGATTCAGATATAATATCATCTCCAGCTATAAAAGAGTTACCTATTACTTTAGAATGTAAAGTTTTATATAAACAAAAACAAGTTTTAGAAAATTTACCTGAAGATATAGTAAAAAAAGATTACCCACAAGATGTAGATGGAACTTTTGTTGGAGCGAATAGAGATCCTCATACAGCTTATTATGCTGAAATAGTTGCAGCATACATAATTGAAGAATAA
- a CDS encoding fructose bisphosphate aldolase — protein MNEKLEKMRNGKGFIAALDQSGGSTPKALKLYGINEDQYSNDAEMFDLIHKMRTRIIKSPAFNEEKILGAILFEQTMDSKIDGKYTADFLWEEKRILPFLKIDKGLNDLDADGVQTMKPNPGLADLLKKANERHIFGTKMRSVIKKASPAGIARVVDQQFEVAAQIVAAGLVPIIEPEVDINNVDKVECEEILRDEIRKHLNALPETSNVMLKLTLPTVENFYEEFTKHPRVVRVVALSGGYSREKANDILSKNKGVIASFSRALTEGLSAQQTDDEFNKTLAATIEGIYEASVK, from the coding sequence ATGAACGAAAAATTAGAAAAAATGAGAAATGGTAAAGGATTTATTGCTGCACTTGACCAAAGTGGAGGAAGTACTCCAAAAGCATTAAAATTATATGGTATTAACGAAGATCAATACTCAAACGATGCAGAAATGTTTGACTTAATTCATAAAATGAGAACTAGAATCATTAAAAGCCCTGCTTTCAATGAAGAAAAAATCTTAGGAGCTATCTTATTTGAACAAACTATGGATAGCAAAATAGATGGAAAATATACAGCAGACTTCTTATGGGAAGAAAAGAGAATTTTACCTTTCTTAAAAATAGATAAAGGACTTAATGATTTAGATGCTGATGGTGTTCAAACAATGAAACCAAACCCAGGATTAGCAGATCTTTTAAAGAAAGCTAATGAAAGACATATTTTTGGAACAAAAATGCGTTCAGTTATTAAAAAAGCATCTCCAGCTGGTATAGCAAGAGTTGTTGACCAACAATTTGAAGTTGCAGCTCAAATAGTTGCAGCAGGACTTGTACCTATAATAGAACCTGAAGTAGATATTAACAATGTTGATAAAGTTGAATGTGAAGAAATATTAAGAGATGAAATCAGAAAACATCTTAATGCTTTACCTGAAACTTCAAATGTTATGTTAAAACTTACTTTACCAACAGTTGAAAACTTCTATGAAGAATTCACAAAACACCCAAGAGTAGTTAGAGTTGTTGCTTTATCTGGAGGGTACTCAAGAGAAAAAGCTAACGATATTCTTTCTAAAAACAAAGGAGTTATTGCAAGTTTCTCAAGAGCATTAACTGAAGGATTATCAGCTCAACAAACTGATGATGAATTCAATAAAACTTTAGCAGCTACTATTGAAGGAATCTATGAAGCTTCTGTAAAATAA
- a CDS encoding toll/interleukin-1 receptor domain-containing protein produces MKLAKKLFISYSWDNEEHKEWVNNLAEKLKGEGFDIYLDQCLNIGDNLNNFMNNMPLECDKILVICTPNYTNKANNYSDGVGRETRVFQMEENFKKVIPILRKGEKWDSSCIPFYLLSKKRN; encoded by the coding sequence ATGAAATTAGCAAAAAAGCTTTTTATTTCTTATTCATGGGATAATGAGGAACACAAAGAATGGGTTAATAATTTAGCAGAAAAACTTAAAGGTGAGGGCTTTGATATCTATTTAGACCAGTGTTTAAATATCGGAGATAATTTAAATAATTTTATGAATAATATGCCTTTAGAATGTGATAAAATTCTAGTTATATGTACACCAAATTATACAAACAAAGCTAACAATTATAGTGATGGAGTAGGTAGAGAAACTCGTGTATTTCAAATGGAAGAGAATTTTAAGAAAGTTATTCCTATTTTAAGAAAAGGTGAAAAATGGGATAGTTCATGTATTCCATTTTATCTATTATCAAAAAAAAGGAATTGA
- a CDS encoding HIRAN domain-containing protein, whose amino-acid sequence MGIFDEKIAENLKVHKYEPPRHIVDFHVAGFAYYDGLDVINELSLGQAVTLVVETDNPYDNEAVAIYYKDKKLGYVPKEKNSFLSTLLYYGYGDILEARIQYVNVENHPERQFRVVVKIKDNRK is encoded by the coding sequence ATGGGGATTTTTGATGAAAAAATAGCAGAGAATTTAAAAGTTCACAAATATGAACCACCAAGACATATAGTTGATTTTCATGTCGCTGGTTTTGCTTATTATGATGGTTTAGATGTTATAAATGAACTATCTCTTGGACAGGCTGTTACTCTAGTAGTAGAAACAGATAATCCTTATGACAATGAAGCTGTTGCTATCTATTATAAGGATAAAAAACTTGGTTATGTTCCTAAAGAAAAAAATTCTTTTTTAAGTACATTACTTTATTATGGATATGGAGATATATTAGAAGCAAGAATTCAATATGTAAATGTAGAAAACCATCCAGAAAGACAATTTAGAGTAGTTGTAAAAATAAAGGATAATAGAAAATAA
- a CDS encoding tetratricopeptide repeat protein, producing the protein MDKISKEYQEIIHEVKILPVEQLDIDRVEKLIRAYIADKNYEKALEVLRVVEDREKNNPSINSEFGYCLVELKQFDEAAKYFLKAKNQGREDAWIYSQLGWAYRNAEKYKEALEAYLKAQQLGDKVAWKNAEIGMCYKELGKYEEALKYYLIIINSGELDNDIYKKIWVLSEIAYIYQNIDKYEEALEYFRKVESLGRKDSWLYANMFNCLKALKNNEEALKYSLMLENFEELKNNINLLSNIANLYEEKQDYKEKLKYLEKIEKIGIDDPQFYIEYGYCLMFLEYYREAISKFEKSLGAGKDTYCISQIAFCYRNLGEYEKALEYFQKARSLGRNDAWISLEFGLCYRDLNEYEKALKYFLEAYEKEERYKTDTYLLSSIGKMYDLLGKYENGEEFLRKSYDLGERDRWINMELGECLTRLGKYEEAIEKLLEARRLYMAEGKAPYSEDLELAYCYAALGDKNKAKYHMDSSIEALGAYAESEEYLKKRFTEIKEMINSLK; encoded by the coding sequence ATGGATAAAATATCAAAAGAATATCAAGAGATAATACATGAAGTTAAGATACTTCCAGTAGAACAACTAGATATTGATCGTGTTGAAAAATTAATTAGAGCATATATTGCTGATAAAAATTATGAAAAGGCATTAGAAGTACTAAGAGTAGTAGAAGATAGAGAAAAGAATAACCCATCAATCAATTCTGAGTTTGGATATTGTTTAGTAGAGTTAAAGCAATTTGATGAAGCAGCAAAATATTTTTTAAAAGCTAAAAATCAAGGTAGAGAAGATGCTTGGATATACTCACAACTAGGTTGGGCATATCGTAATGCAGAAAAATATAAAGAAGCTTTAGAAGCATATTTAAAAGCACAACAATTGGGTGATAAAGTAGCTTGGAAAAATGCTGAGATAGGGATGTGCTATAAAGAATTAGGAAAATATGAAGAAGCTTTGAAATATTATCTAATAATAATAAATTCAGGTGAACTGGATAATGATATATATAAGAAAATATGGGTATTATCAGAAATAGCTTATATATATCAAAATATTGATAAATATGAAGAAGCTTTGGAGTATTTTAGAAAAGTAGAAAGCTTAGGAAGAAAAGATAGTTGGCTATATGCTAATATGTTTAATTGTTTAAAAGCTTTAAAAAATAATGAAGAAGCATTGAAATATTCTTTAATGTTGGAAAATTTTGAAGAGTTAAAAAATAACATTAATCTATTATCCAACATAGCTAATCTTTATGAGGAAAAACAAGATTATAAAGAAAAATTAAAATATCTTGAAAAAATTGAAAAAATAGGTATAGATGATCCTCAATTTTATATTGAGTATGGTTATTGTTTAATGTTTTTAGAATACTATAGAGAAGCTATTTCAAAATTTGAAAAATCTTTAGGAGCAGGTAAAGATACCTACTGCATTTCTCAAATAGCTTTTTGTTATCGTAATTTAGGAGAATATGAAAAGGCGTTAGAATACTTTCAAAAAGCTAGATCACTTGGAAGAAACGATGCTTGGATTAGTCTTGAATTTGGATTATGTTACAGAGACCTAAATGAGTATGAAAAAGCTCTTAAGTATTTTTTAGAAGCTTATGAAAAAGAAGAAAGATATAAGACAGATACTTATTTATTATCAAGTATTGGAAAAATGTATGATTTATTAGGAAAATATGAAAATGGTGAAGAATTTTTAAGAAAATCATATGATCTAGGTGAGAGAGATAGATGGATAAATATGGAATTAGGTGAATGTCTGACTAGATTAGGAAAATATGAAGAAGCTATTGAAAAACTTTTAGAAGCAAGAAGGCTATATATGGCAGAAGGAAAAGCACCATATTCAGAAGACTTAGAACTAGCTTATTGTTATGCAGCTTTAGGAGATAAAAATAAAGCAAAATATCATATGGATTCATCTATTGAAGCACTAGGGGCTTATGCTGAAAGTGAAGAATACTTGAAGAAAAGATTCACAGAAATTAAAGAGATGATAAACTCTCTAAAATAA
- a CDS encoding tetratricopeptide repeat protein → MKTVEEILTKIDSLDNLEKYQEIIDMIEELPVEQLNSQIISEQGRAYNNIGEYNKAIEILKTIETEEKDTRRWNYRIGYSYYFLDDYENAEKYFLRADEIGPDDDEIKNYLLNIYIELSRKILDEDQEKAIEYALKAKNYIKTEDNKVQVYSYLAWMYDRIEAYDIAEDLLKSIINCKTDPRNEIWIYSELGYCLGEQHRYEESLESLLKASEMGRNDIWINSQIGWTFRILGKYEEALEYLFKAKELGRDDDWINAELGICYKEIDKFEEALESYLLANERNGEKSIWILSEIAWIYGVLDKFDDELNYLAKVKKLGRKDEWINAEYGKVYARIEKYEEALKYFKKAKKLGQDDAWINIQMAICFKRLNKLKKSLEHYLLAEKFKDYKKDIWLLSEIAWTYDGLGKYKDGLKYLKKIDKLGRKDCWFYTEYGFCLMRLEKYKEAITKFKKGLQVKEELNEEIYLNSQIGFCYRLLGSEKTALKYHLKAKELGRNDAWINSEIGICYKDLDKYEEALEYYLLAYEEDKEEIWLLSDIGWLYNEMDRYEEALEFLLEAEKLGRDDSWINAEIGQCLGRLEKYDEGIERLKKALELLEKDKRRNNTGEKIFINSEIGWLIGRKEDSNAEEALYYLNAAKALGRDDMWLNSEIAWELAYNDDKAKESIKYFEKAIKLGRKDEWIWSRVANIYFDLEKFDKALDAYSKAYKLAKNSWYICNMGRSLRRLGKYEEAVKKLLQSRKLSLKEGDVVDLEDLELAYCYAALGDKKKAEKHMKLSIDSLGSRAENEEHLKEQFDEIKEMISVLSKPS, encoded by the coding sequence ATGAAAACAGTAGAAGAAATACTAACAAAAATTGATTCTTTAGATAATTTAGAAAAATATCAAGAAATAATTGATATGATAGAAGAACTACCAGTTGAACAACTAAATAGTCAAATTATAAGTGAACAAGGTAGAGCATATAACAACATAGGCGAATACAACAAAGCTATTGAAATCCTAAAAACTATAGAAACAGAAGAAAAAGACACTAGACGTTGGAATTATAGAATAGGTTATTCTTATTACTTTCTAGATGATTATGAAAATGCAGAAAAATATTTTTTAAGAGCTGATGAAATTGGACCAGATGATGATGAAATTAAAAATTATTTATTAAATATATATATAGAGTTATCAAGAAAAATTCTTGATGAAGATCAAGAAAAAGCGATAGAATATGCTTTAAAAGCTAAAAATTATATAAAAACAGAAGATAATAAAGTGCAAGTATATTCTTATTTAGCTTGGATGTATGACAGAATAGAAGCTTATGATATAGCTGAAGATTTATTAAAATCTATTATTAATTGTAAAACTGATCCAAGAAATGAGATTTGGATTTATTCTGAACTTGGATATTGCTTAGGAGAGCAACATAGATATGAAGAATCTTTAGAGTCACTTTTAAAAGCTAGTGAAATGGGAAGAAATGATATTTGGATTAATTCACAAATAGGTTGGACATTCCGTATTTTAGGTAAATATGAAGAGGCATTAGAGTATCTTTTTAAGGCAAAAGAATTAGGAAGAGATGATGATTGGATAAATGCTGAACTTGGAATTTGTTATAAAGAAATAGATAAATTCGAAGAAGCTTTAGAATCTTATTTGTTAGCAAATGAGAGAAATGGAGAAAAAAGTATTTGGATATTATCAGAAATAGCTTGGATTTATGGTGTTTTAGATAAGTTTGATGATGAATTAAATTACTTAGCTAAAGTTAAAAAATTAGGTAGAAAAGATGAGTGGATAAATGCGGAGTATGGGAAGGTATATGCAAGAATAGAAAAGTATGAAGAAGCTCTAAAATATTTTAAAAAGGCTAAAAAATTAGGACAAGATGATGCTTGGATTAATATTCAAATGGCTATATGTTTTAAGAGATTAAACAAACTAAAAAAATCTCTTGAACATTACTTACTAGCTGAAAAATTTAAAGACTATAAAAAGGATATTTGGTTATTATCAGAAATAGCATGGACTTATGATGGACTAGGAAAATATAAAGACGGACTAAAATATCTTAAGAAAATAGATAAACTTGGAAGAAAAGATTGTTGGTTCTATACAGAATATGGTTTCTGTTTAATGAGATTAGAAAAATATAAGGAAGCTATAACAAAATTTAAAAAGGGACTTCAAGTTAAAGAAGAACTTAATGAAGAAATTTATTTAAATTCTCAAATAGGATTCTGCTATCGTCTTTTAGGTAGTGAAAAAACTGCTTTAAAATATCATTTAAAAGCAAAAGAACTTGGAAGAAACGATGCTTGGATTAATTCAGAAATCGGTATATGCTATAAAGATCTTGATAAATATGAAGAAGCTCTTGAATACTATTTACTAGCTTATGAAGAAGATAAAGAAGAAATTTGGTTATTATCTGATATAGGTTGGCTTTATAATGAAATGGATAGGTATGAAGAAGCTTTAGAATTTTTATTAGAAGCTGAAAAATTAGGAAGAGATGATTCTTGGATTAATGCAGAAATAGGTCAATGCTTGGGTAGATTAGAAAAATATGATGAAGGTATTGAAAGATTAAAGAAAGCCTTAGAGCTTCTTGAAAAAGATAAAAGACGTAATAATACTGGAGAAAAGATATTTATCAATTCAGAAATTGGGTGGCTTATTGGAAGAAAAGAAGATTCTAATGCTGAAGAAGCTTTATATTATTTGAATGCAGCAAAAGCATTAGGAAGAGATGACATGTGGCTTAACTCAGAAATAGCTTGGGAACTTGCTTATAATGATGATAAAGCAAAAGAATCTATTAAATATTTTGAAAAAGCTATAAAATTAGGTAGAAAAGATGAATGGATCTGGTCAAGAGTTGCTAATATATACTTTGATTTAGAAAAATTTGATAAGGCTTTAGATGCCTATTCAAAAGCTTATAAATTAGCAAAAAATAGTTGGTATATCTGTAATATGGGAAGAAGTTTAAGAAGACTTGGTAAATATGAAGAGGCTGTTAAAAAACTGCTACAATCAAGAAAACTTTCTCTTAAAGAAGGAGATGTAGTTGATTTAGAAGATTTAGAACTTGCTTATTGTTATGCAGCTTTAGGTGATAAAAAGAAAGCTGAAAAACATATGAAATTATCTATAGATTCTTTAGGTTCTCGTGCTGAAAATGAAGAACATTTAAAAGAACAATTTGATGAAATAAAGGAAATGATAAGCGTTTTATCAAAACCATCATAA